In the genome of Brachypodium distachyon strain Bd21 chromosome 3, Brachypodium_distachyon_v3.0, whole genome shotgun sequence, the window GAGAGTCGAGATCGTCGCTGGAGACGCTGAATGCGGGGAGGTCGGCGGGGAacgggagggggaggggggtgtGAGGAtcgggaggaagagaagggacggggagagaagggaagCGCAAGGACGCTAGGGCTAGCGCTTGGTCCGAAAAGGAGGCTGACGCCGACGGCGAGAAGTAGTCGGTGGCGAGGAAGCGAGTCCGCATGGAGAGGCGGGGAAGGAGGTGggagttggaggaggaagaagacagtGGTTTGGGTTTGAAATGTTGAAACGCTTGATCTCGTTGCTCGGCTGCGGTGCTCTGGCGTGGTGTGGAAGGAGGGTGGAGTTGGTTCCTCGGTTCCTCCACTCATCTGTACTGACGGAGTACCAACTAAAGGTAGACTGCCGTGGTTCTGGAtttaaatttgtaaattccaAGTGATTAGGAGTAAATACAAATGTCGGAATTTGTTATCTTAGTGAAAACTCAAATGGCATGTCTGTAATTGCCAGAGAAAACTTAAAAACATATGTTATACTACATGATTCTTACCTTCTAAGTCATCTAGACAATCtgtacaacatgtttaagGTAGCTACTTCATCCGTTTTCATTTATCAGACGTTTTGCCAAGTCAATTTGACTAGCCACTGGGCCGTATCTACGATTTGGAGGCCCCAGTGCGAAATGTAAAATGTGGCCTCAAAACTAGAAAAATGTTACATAAGCAAAGTATACTTTCACTTAATTATATTATTTCAGCATGCATTATTTTTACAACACTTAGAACAACATAAAATCTTTATGCTAGAATAATAAAGTTGTGAAGCAATAACATGCTCTACGGAAAAGCTTCGTCCTtttattcctccgtccaacaaaggatgtcttaactttgactaaatttgaatgcatgtatacattaattcatgtctaaatacatctaaaATTTGACAAAGTTGAGATATCTTTTGCTGGACGGAAGAAATAgtattttttaaatgaaatTGGATAACCATGACACATCGCTACAGCTGGTGGCCAAACGTGGTTTGATCTGATAGACGAGTACAGGAGAAGCACAGTGCCACTCTTCTCATGGAcctttttctatttctatttAATGAGCCTTAAATTTGATGTTAATTAAGCGTAGCTAATTAGTAttcctccgttcaacaaatgatgtctcaactttgactaaattcgAATGCATCaatacactaagtcatatctaggtacattcaaattttgacaaagttgagacatcttttattggactgagggagtagtagATTAAATTTGGAGGCCCCTAAGTTTTGGTGGCCATGAACACGTGCACACCTTGCACCTGCCGCTATATGGCCATGACTAGCCAAAACATCATTTTATACAGTAGTAAAtaaaaacagagagagtagATTTGATGACAATAAACTCTAAAACAATCTGagtgtttttttagagaagTAATTAGGCATGAGCGACGAGGTAGGGTACATAGGGTGTGACTTGAAAGAATGTGGACAATTAGTGTAAATTGAGCTCCATAGGTTGAACAAGTAAGCTTGTATCGAATATATTGGTTGCGTTTTTTTCGACTTCTTGAACCAGTTTTTTCTAAAAGGTACCCTCATGTAGTTTCTTGGAGAAGCCGCATCACACGTTTAGCTAGGCTTCCAAAGTAGTTTAGGTTGAACTGTAACATGAATCGGTTCCTGTTTATCTAAAAAGGGAATGATCTGAACTTCCTCGCCTGCACGACTGAACTTCCCTCGCTGCGGATGTGAACTTCCTCTCGCTGCGCTATACTCTGCACGCGCACGCAGTACGGGTGGTCTGTACGGACGGTAATTTGAAATCTGCTCTTAAACCATACAGAATTATCAAAAACGTTATATACGAAAAAGGTGTGCCTGGTTCATAACTTTCCAACGCCGTATTACTTGCATCATTCTGATAAGCGGTTCAAAAACAATCGTAAAAATACCGTCCGTCCTTTTTAGATTGATCCGATTTCGgtatttttgaaattattcCTAAACCGTGGGGAATTTGGAAAAACATTACATATGAAAAAGCTGCGGATTTTCAGTAGCTTTCCAACGGTATATTGTTTGCGCAAATCCAAAAAAGTTTGAGAATCGTGAAGAAAAATCAGTACATCCTACGCGGCAACATGGCGTGCATGTTCTGAACTTCCATCGATACACGAGTGAACTTCTATTTTATAGACTGTAAACTTCATGATGGTCTTTGAACCTCCGTCTGCTGTAATATTTTGCCcgtgccggagaagaaggaggtgtCCGGGCGTGAATGTACTGAACTTCCCTATATACAAGAGTGAACTTCTTATTTTATAGACCGTGAAGTCCCTGGTACAAGATTTTTGACGAGAAAGTTTTGCCGATCCATATTAACAAGGCTATTACACCCCTGTTTTTGCAACGTGCCAGCTAATGAACTTGCCAGATAAAACTTGCGAACTCGCATGAAACTAAGTAGTGATCTTCTCAGTCTAAACAAACGAAACTTTCATGAAAGGGCATCTGAACTTCTCAGTCTAAACAAGTGAACTTCCATGAAAACTAGCTAGTGAACTTCTCAGTCTGTACGAGCGAACTCCCATGATAGGGCATCTGAACTTCTGTACAAGTAAACTCTAATAAAAATTAGCTAGTGAACTTCTCAATCTGCATACGTGAACTTCCCTAAAAGCACATGTGAACTTCCCAGCGTACCACGCCTATAACTATGGTCTACGGGCGTGAACGTTCTGAACTTCCATCGACCACACGAGTGAGCTTCCGTTTTATAAACTGTGAACTTCCTGACAGTCTCTGAAACTCCGCTGACTGTAATTTTTGCCCACGTTAGAGAACAAGGAGGTCTACGGGCGTGAACGTTCTGAACTTCCATCGATACACGAGTGAACTTTTGTTTTATAGACTGTGAACTTCCTGGCGGTCTCTAAACCTCCGCCGCTTATATCTTCCTCATGTATACCCTGTGAACTTCCTGACGGTTTCGAACAGCGGACGGTAATTCGAAATCTGCTCTTAAACCGTAAGGAATTAGCAAAAACTTTATACACGAAAAAGTTGCGGCTAGTTCATAGCTTTCGAACGCCGTATCATTTGCATCATTCCGACAAGTGCTTCAAAATATATCGTAGACATATCGTCcgttgttttttgtttggtcgTAATCCGGCGGACGGTAATTTGCAAACTGCTCTTAAAGCGTtaagaattagcaaaaacgtTATAAACAAAAAGGTTGCGCCTGGTTCATAGCTTTCCAACGCCGTATAATTTGCATCATTCCGACAAGCGGTTCAAAATATATCGTAGAACTACCGattgcctccgccgccgctcgctcgcccgcgccggagaagaaggtccGCTCGGCAGCGACGGGAGGTAGCTCGCCGGTTCCGTCACGGGCTCCCTCgcgtcggcctccgccgccgctcgctcgccccCGCCGGGGGAAGAAGGTGGTAGCCCGGGGGCGCGTCGGGAGGAGGTGCTGCGAGCagccgccgctcgctcgcccgcgccggggGAAGAAGGTGGGAGCCGCGGGGCGCGTCGGGAGGAGGGTGCCGCGGGCTCCCCCGtgtcggcctccgccgccgctcgctcgcccgcgTCGGGGGTAGGAGGTGGTAGTTGGTAGGAATAGTTCCTGTTTAAGGTAAATAGGAACTCTTAGGGTAGGTATATAAAATCATTACTCAATGGTTCATCACCCCGTCTGAAGTGGTTTCGGTGCACATGTGTCATGCGTCGTCATGTGGCATGTAATCACACATATTAGTAAGTTAGTAATGGTATTTTAATAAAATATAAATGATGTTGAAATTTCAATTATATAATAtatgttaatgaaattaaatatCAATGAAAGTTGTGATATATCATTGATATGTTTttcaaatatattattttgttaATATATCATTGCTTTTTAAGGAACGTATCGGCTGAAAACTTCTATCCAGTGAAAACTTCTCAATCGTTAGATCTCACATAAACGGTTTAGATGAATCTAAGCACTTAAATATATTATACGTAGAAAAAAACCAAGAGAATCCCACCtcgctgttttttttcttcataaaatGCTTTAAGTGATTAGATGTTACATCTTTCATCTGAACCATTTATTTGAAATCTAATGAATGGGATTAGACGTTTTTAAAGTTTTCACATGATATGTCACCACTATTTTACCATGTATTACCTCCGTCCGGACATATAAGACATGCGCATATTGCAAGATCATCAATTTAACTAATAAGATGTGTattacattaaaaaaaatatcattagattcgtagTGATCCGAATATTTTAATGATGTTTTAGTCACATAACTTATATTTTGCTGGTGAAATTGATGATTTTGGAATACTTGCGTGTCTTATGAATGCCATGTGAGCACGCATGATAAGTTGGTCCGGCTCCTACAGATAACAGAGCTAGTATAGAAGGACCTTTGGAATTTTCGTGATATACTCTTTGAGACAGAGAATGGGGCAGCGGGACTCTGAAGGGTACTCTCACTCTCAGTGACGGAGCAAAACCTATAGGAATCAATATTTTGCTTAAGAAACATCATCTCCTAATCTTCAAAGGCTGTGGCTCCGCCAGGGGGTACTACTGCTCGCGACATCAACGGCTACCCCCGCGAATCAGGTTCACCTTTGACTTTAcattcctcgcaaaaaaaagaaataaaaaagacaTGGCTGTTTGTTTGACAAAGTCCGGCTGCTGCAGAAAGGGTGGAGTTGTGTTCGTGCGGGGTCACAGTCGAATCTCACCTCCTTATATTGAGGTTCCGTCCGTCATGCTCCCGTGTTTCCTCCAAACCAAAACCAGCGCATGCATCTTCAGAGTCCAGAGCATTCCCTACCACTAACTTGGCCACTTCCGAAAGCGCGCTCCATTGGGTCTCGTCGTTCCCGGGCCATTCCGGAGTGTGAAGCGGAAGAAGCTAAGAGGAGTGCCGGGCAGAGAcgcatcgatcgatctttgCTATGGCGCTGATCTCTTGGAGCCGGCGATGAACAGCGGCAGGGGACCTGCCGAGTGATGTGGGACGCCGACTAGTAGAAGGTTCGCCCCCTTTCTCGATTTGATTCCCTCTGAAATCTCCGTCAAAAATTCGATTTCCAGTTATGTTCAGAATTACAGTTCGTGCTCGTGAGCTCGTCCACCATGGAGAATATCAGGTGTGACCGTGTGAGGGGACTCGAGGTAAGATCAAAAGGAATGCAGAATTGCAGACCCAGAAATGGAAAACCGACGAGGAGATGATAGGGACAGAGCCACAGAGACAGGGGTGGAGCAGCACGTAGACGGGCGTAATAAATCCAAACCCAGCGCGGCCGGTAGGTCCACGTCATGTAAACAAACTTCCTTCTGACCGCGTCTTGGCCAAGAGCGCAGCAGCTGCATCGGATCTCCACGTGGACACGCCCTCCTGAGTAATCGCCGGGGACGCAACGCAACGGCTCTGCTCGGCTCACACCCCAAGGGCTCCTCGGCTCATATCactcttcttttgtttcaggACTCACGAGGCAGAGGAAACATCATTTATCTCCTCACATCGGGTTAAAGGAAACATAGAGATCGGAGGGAGGTCGAGAGCGGCTAGGCGGGCGATGGCCACGGCTGCCGCTGCAATACCGGACACACGGCGATGGAGCAAGGGCGGCCCTTCGTCACCGGTGACGACCGCCatattcctcttcttcttcgtcgtcggcgtcggcgtcctcGTCTCCGCCCGTTGGATCACCACCACCGTGAGTCCAGCCTTGTCTGCATGTTTCCTTCTCCGGCCTGAATGTTTTTTCTCCTGGATCGACCTGAGTTCTTGGttcgtttcatttcatttatttttgagatttCCTGAGTATTATTATTTGTGCCGTATTGCTGCACAGATTGTTCCATTCAATGTACTGGTTTGCTAAATAACACATTGATTGTCTTTATTGAAGAACCACCGCCACCCGTGAATGGGGATCCTGTGCATACTATATTTGACCCGGATTTATTATGACACATGCAGACTCATTTGGCAATCACCAATCTGGATCAGTGGCGCACAAAGCCGGTAGGTAAGCTCACTCCCTTCTTGTTGTTTTATGAACAACAACATATTTTACTTTCGCCTAGTTTGACATGTTGCTCTGTTCTTAATATGCTTTTGGACATTGGTAAACGCTGCCATGTTCTTGTTTACAACACCAGATTGCTCTTCTTTATGGAGAGATACCTTGAATAACGCGAGTCATGTCTACAGGATTGTTTCGTCCTAGACATTTTAGTAACAGAATAAAGGTTCCAGTCATTTGACCCCTTTTGGCTTGTCTAGAACGCTGGAACTTCACGTATACTTGTACTAAAAATTCTTGCGAAATTCTGTAGTACTATCTGCTTTTCAAACAGGAATACTGACAGCCGTTGATTCTTCTCCGTGCAGGCAATCCTGACCGCCACGCATACCGTCTCCATCCCAGCGACCCCCACcggcccggcgccgccgcgccccgccTATTCCCTCTCctgcccggcgccgccgctcacCCGCGATCCTGCCATCGCCAGCAACATCTCGCAGACTCTCTCCCTCGCGCTCTCCTCCAACGGCACCTGCGCTTCTGTCCCCGACCCCCCACCCCTTCCCCCCACCGCGGCCACCAACTCCTCCTGCCCCGCCTACTTCCGCTTCATCCACGAGGACCTCCACCCATGGCGCGCCGCGGGGGGCATCACGCGCGCGATGCTCGAccgcgcccgcgccaccgccaACTTCCGCCTCGTCGTGCTCCGCGGCCGCGCCTACATCGAGCTCATCGCGCCGGCCTTCCAGACGCGTGACCTCTTCACCATCTGGGGTATCCTCCAGCTGCTCCGCCGCTACCCTGGCCGGGTCCCCGACCTCGACCTCATGTTCGACTGCGTAGACTGGCCCGTTGTCCGTGCCGACCAGTACGAGGGGGAGAACGCCACCGCCATGCCGCCGCTTTTCAGATACTGCGGCGACAACGAGACGCTCGACGTCGTCTTCCCGGACTGGTCTTTCTGGGGCTGGTAAGTAACTGCCTCTGGCTTTTTTCGCTCTTACATTTGTTGTTACAGCTTGTTGTTATGCGTTTTCGGGGTTCCTATCTCCCAACTAACAGTCCGCGTTAATACTCGTTCACAATGCAATGAAATCCCAGAATTTATTTAAACTGCTGTACCATTGCTGTTATATAATCATGTTGCTACTAGGAATAGTAGAGAGAAAgtattctactccctccgttccataattcttgtcgaaatcttacatgtaccTGGatactttttaggaatagatacatccatgtctgggcaaatttgagataagaattatgaaacggagggagtatatgtgaAAGACTGAAGTAATCCCAAATTAGGAGTACATACACCCTGACAGACTGAAGGACTCCCAAATTTGTCCAATTTCTCAAAATAGTCATGTATATGAAGTGTATCGCTGCCCTCAGAGTACATTATGCAGAGTGCAATATGTGAACCTATGAAATATGGATGCTCAGTTTTACTTAATTATCGACTGGATCTGCAATTCTGTTGCTACGAAAGCAAGCAGGAACAAAAGGGAATAAACAGTAcagtatatttttctgaagTTCAGTAGTATCTTGGGAAGTTTACAAATTTAAGTCCATACTTCTTGTTCGTGTATGCTTTGATTTTAGACCGAGTAGAAATTTGGGTACCATTAACTGTGTGTGGTAATAGGGCGGAGATCAACATAAAGCCATGGGATGCGCTGCGGAAAGATTTGGATGCTGGCAATAGGAGGGTGAGATGGGTAGATAGAGAACCTTACGCTTACTGGAAAGGAAATCCAGATGTCGCAGCTATACGGCAAGAGCTGGTTAAGTGTAATGTTTCCAGTAAGCAAGAATGGAATGCACGGATTTACAAGCAGGTGATTGTTTGTGTTTATGTTGCACTGCGCTCCGTTGTAAGGAAATCTAAGTTTCCATTTTATTCTAACAAGTAGAAAATCCTACTATTATCTATTGTCAAATTAAGGTACTCTTGAAATTGTTATAATCCTTCTGATCTAGaatcccttttttttcaaacaatATAAATTTTGATGGACTTGTGGCTGATTAGTGATTAGCTAGAttacttttgtttttccatttAGGATTGGATCAAAGAGAGCAAGGCAGGATATAAAAAATCAGATCTGGCCAGTCAATGTACCCACAGgtttgctttcttttgttaAAAAAGTAAGGTAGCTTTCTTCTGTCGTTGGTGTTGAAACTGTTATGCTGGATGATAGGTACAAGATCTACATTGAAGGATCAGCATGGTCAGTCAGCGAGAAGTATATTCTTGCTTGTGATTCGATGACGCTGGTGATTACACCAAAATACTACGATTTCTTTTCAAGGGTGTTGTTGCCCACTAAGCACTATTGGCCAGTTCGAGCTGACAGCAAGTGCAGCTCCATAAAGTACGCTGTTGACTGGGGAAATTCTCACAAGAAAAAGGTATGTCATGCAGCACTAGTGAGCAGCTATGAGTGACCATACTGGTTTTCGTATCAGTGGAAACACATTGTTCATACAACGCGTCGTACAAAGCCTCTGTATGACCTTTTGTTTAAATCATGTTTCTCACACCTCACTTGCAAAATCTATTCATAGGCAcaacaaataggaaagcaagcaagcaatttCATTCAGCAAGAACTTAGTATGGACTATATATACGACTACATGTTTCACCTCTTAACTGAGTATGCTAAGCTCCTAAGATTCAAGCCAACCAAGCCACCTGAAGCTGTTGAGGTCTGTCCCGAGTCTTTGGCCTGCCAAGCCATAGGCCGGGAGAGGAAGTTTATGGAAGACTCAATGGTGAAGTCTGCCAACGTTGCGGGCCCATGTGACCTGCCTCCTCCCTTCAGCCCTAAGGAATTCAAAGATCTACATAGGAGGAAAGAGAAGTCAATGAAGCAGGTTGAAACATGGGAGCAGAATGCTTCAAAGCCTGAGGATAGCAATCAGTGAGAACTTACTGTTTTTTCCCCTTCCCCAGAGACATGCATATAAAGTTTGGTCACAATTGTTTAGGATTCATAGTTATACTAATTTTGTAGTGGTGATATTAGGCTATCAGCAGCTTCTTATTTGATCGAATCAACTATTCAAATGTGTAACATCTAAAAAAGTGAAAAATATCTTTTAATCTCCTTCGTACGTtgtcaaagattttttttccatgtccTCTTTGTTCCTGTACGTTTATTTAGTTGATTATGCAGTATATTTGGTAGGATGTTAGCAATCCTATTGAAGTTTTGGAGTTAaattcttttctctttttcggTAGTGCTGAACTGCTGACCATGTGTATACCAACCAAAAGCACAAAACGAACAGATGTGCAGTACAGGCTGAATTCAAAAACTCCTAGTGCTGAACTGCTGACCATGTGTATACCAACCAAAAGCACAAAACGAACAGATGTGCAGTACAGGCTGAATTCAAAAACTCCTAGTGCTGAACTGCTGACCATGTGTATACCAACCAAAAGCACAAAACGAACAGATGTGCAGTACAGGCTGAATTCAAAAACTCCTAGTGCTGAACTGCTGACCATGTGTTTCAGCCAGGGCCTAACTTGGATTCTACAGGATCAGCAGAGTGCCAGAATTCATAGCTAAACCACATATCGTCTGTATTTATCTTGTCCGAATAAGCAAAGCAGAAAACAAACTTTAATATTGTTCTTACTCCAGAGTACACAGAATACAGAAAACGTACAACATATGTACGGATGTATGACAAGCCATAGTATCAAAGCAGCTATTTCTGTTTACAGGTACCGGAAGATGCAAATAATTAGCCATAATATTTTCCTAAGCGAATAGGCCAAACCAAAGGTCACTAAACAAGCTTACAGATCAAGAGTTTAGGATGAAATGGCTTATTCACTGGCTAGCATAGCTAATATGAATTAGACAATTACAAGGAGCATCAGATCCTAAGATAAATGACCATGAGTTATACAGATGGCTAACACGACCGAGAACGCCGATGATACTCAGGCCTTGGCAGAGCACCAAAATAAGCTACATGGTTACACAAGCTCATCTCTTCATGAAAAAACCTAGTAAGATGCCCAGAAGAGCGACCGCAAGCACAAAAACTACTGAGAAACCGCTGATCTGCCTGCTCATATCCCGCCTTAGGAGATCCTGTTAAATtcattcaaagaaaaaaataaacttttTGTCAGTACTGCAACtacatttgaatatttgatgcTGGCATTGAGATCTCACTGATGCAGAAAACCATAAAACGGAAAAGTACTCAAAGACAGAAAAGGCAAATATATATTTAGGCCATAAAAAGGCAAAGTACAAATGGGAAGCTGGGTGGAATTATGAGATGATCACTTAAGGCAATGCGCAAATTATCAGTAAATCTTTCTCGCAAGACTATCTAGTTCAAAAACCTGAAACAAATGCTTAATTATATGGTCAAATAATACAAGTCAAAAAATGGTTGGATAATCAGGCAAAATCCACGTACCAGTTCCTCTCGAAGCTTATGGTTCTGTTGAATCGCAGAATTCTTCTCCTCATTCAACTTCAAAATCAAAGCCAAGGACTACACAGATATAAGCAAATGAGATCAACATGTTACTCTTTGCCATCAGTGGGCAACATAAGGAGGGTGGTAGCATTTTCTACATAAGGCCTCAATTGGCTAATGACGTTAACATAAATGCTAAACAAATTCGGTAGATAGTACATACAGAACAGTAGCACACTAGAGTTCAACATACAATGAATACGTAATAGTAGAAGATAA includes:
- the LOC100831246 gene encoding protein O-glucosyltransferase 1 isoform X1, which produces MATAAAAIPDTRRWSKGGPSSPVTTAIFLFFFVVGVGVLVSARWITTTTHLAITNLDQWRTKPAILTATHTVSIPATPTGPAPPRPAYSLSCPAPPLTRDPAIASNISQTLSLALSSNGTCASVPDPPPLPPTAATNSSCPAYFRFIHEDLHPWRAAGGITRAMLDRARATANFRLVVLRGRAYIELIAPAFQTRDLFTIWGILQLLRRYPGRVPDLDLMFDCVDWPVVRADQYEGENATAMPPLFRYCGDNETLDVVFPDWSFWGWAEINIKPWDALRKDLDAGNRRVRWVDREPYAYWKGNPDVAAIRQELVKCNVSSKQEWNARIYKQDWIKESKAGYKKSDLASQCTHRYKIYIEGSAWSVSEKYILACDSMTLVITPKYYDFFSRVLLPTKHYWPVRADSKCSSIKYAVDWGNSHKKKAQQIGKQASNFIQQELSMDYIYDYMFHLLTEYAKLLRFKPTKPPEAVEVCPESLACQAIGRERKFMEDSMVKSANVAGPCDLPPPFSPKEFKDLHRRKEKSMKQVETWEQNASKPEDSNQ
- the LOC100831246 gene encoding protein O-glucosyltransferase 1 isoform X2: MFFLLDRPEFLTHLAITNLDQWRTKPAILTATHTVSIPATPTGPAPPRPAYSLSCPAPPLTRDPAIASNISQTLSLALSSNGTCASVPDPPPLPPTAATNSSCPAYFRFIHEDLHPWRAAGGITRAMLDRARATANFRLVVLRGRAYIELIAPAFQTRDLFTIWGILQLLRRYPGRVPDLDLMFDCVDWPVVRADQYEGENATAMPPLFRYCGDNETLDVVFPDWSFWGWAEINIKPWDALRKDLDAGNRRVRWVDREPYAYWKGNPDVAAIRQELVKCNVSSKQEWNARIYKQDWIKESKAGYKKSDLASQCTHRYKIYIEGSAWSVSEKYILACDSMTLVITPKYYDFFSRVLLPTKHYWPVRADSKCSSIKYAVDWGNSHKKKAQQIGKQASNFIQQELSMDYIYDYMFHLLTEYAKLLRFKPTKPPEAVEVCPESLACQAIGRERKFMEDSMVKSANVAGPCDLPPPFSPKEFKDLHRRKEKSMKQVETWEQNASKPEDSNQ